A stretch of Bos taurus isolate L1 Dominette 01449 registration number 42190680 breed Hereford chromosome 5, ARS-UCD2.0, whole genome shotgun sequence DNA encodes these proteins:
- the TMCC3 gene encoding transmembrane and coiled-coil domain protein 3 isoform X1, translated as MTSCLFGKVERHDMNTLSLPLNIRRGGSDTNLNFDVPDGILDFHKVKLNADSLRQKILKVTEQIKIEQTSRDGNVAEYLKLVNSADKQQAGRIKQVFEKKNQKSAHSIAQLQKKLDQYHRKLRELEQNGALRSAKDTAKDQLKDIPPSLKDAQAKSRTAPHSLESSKSGMPGVSLTPPVFVFNKSREFANLIRNKFGSADNIAHLKNSLEEFRPEASARVYGGSATIVNKPKYGSDDECSSGTSGSADSNGNQSFAAGGSGALDSQGKLTAILEELREIKDTQAQLAEDIEALKVQFKREYGFISQTLQEERYRCERLEDQLHDLTDLHQHETANLKQELASIEEKVAYQAYERSRDIQEALESCQTRISKLELHQQEQQALQTDTVNAKVLLGKCINVVLAFMTVILVCVSTIAKFISPMMKSRFHILGTFFAVTLFAIFCKNWDHILCAIERIIIPR; from the exons ATGACTTCTTGCTTGTTTGGTAAG GTAGAACGCCATGACATGAATACCCTAAGCCTGCCCCTGAACATCCGCAGAGGCGGGTCGGACACCAACCTCAACTTCGATGTACCAGATGGCATCCTGGACTTCCACAAGGTCAAACTCAATGCGGACAGCCTGAGACAGAAAatcctcaaggtcacagagcagatAAAAATCGAGCAAACGTCCCGTGATGGGAACGTGGCAGAGTATCTGAAGCTGGTCAACAGCGCGGACAAGCAGCAGGCTGGCCGCATCAAGCAGGTGTTCGAGAAGAAGAACCAGAAGTCGGCTCACTCCATCGCCCAGCTGCAGAAGAAGTTAGATCAGTACCACCGGAAGCTCCGGGAGCTCGAGCAGAACGGGGCCCTCCGGAGCGCCAAGGACACTGCCAAGGACCAGCTGAAGGACATCCCACCCTCTCTGAAGGATGCCCAGGCCAAGTCCCGCACTGCCCCCCACAGCCTGGAGAGCAGCAAGTCGGGCATGCCGGGGGTGTCCCTCACCCCGCCCGTGTTTGTCTTCAACAAGTCCAGGGAGTTCGCCAACTTGATCCGGAATAAGTTCGGCAGCGCTGACAACATTGCCCACCTGAAGAACTCCTTGGAGGAGTTCCGGCCCGAGGCCAGCGCCAGGGTCTACGGGGGCAGCGCCACCATCGTGAACAAGCCCAAATACGGCAGCGACGACGAGTGCTCGAGCGGCACGTCCGGCTCCGCCGACAGCAATGGGAACCAGTCGTTTGCGGCTGGGGGCTCGGGCGCACTGGACAGCCAGGGCAAACTCACCGCCATCCTGGAGGAGCTCCGGGAGATCAAGGACACCCAGGCGCAGCTGGCTGAGGACATCGAGGCCCTCAAGGTGCAGTTCAAGAGGGAGTACGGCTTCATCTCTCAGACACTGCAAGAGGAGAGATACAG GTGCGAGCGACTGGAGGACCAGCTCCACGACCTCACGGACCTGCATCAGCACGAGACGGCCAACCTGAAGCAGGAGCTAGCCAGCATCGAGGAGAAGGTGGCCTACCAGGCCTATGAGCGCTCACGGGACATCCAG GAAGCCCTGGAGTCCTGCCAGACTCGCATCTCTAAGCTGGAGCTCCACCAGCAGGAGCAGCAAGCCCTGCAGACGGACACGGTGAATGCCAAAGTCCTGCTGGGCAAGTGCATCAATGTCGTCCTCGCCTTCATGACCGTCATCTTGGTGTGCGTGTCCACCATCGCCAAGTTCATCTCGCCCATGATGAAGAGCCGCTTCCACATCCTCGGCACCTTTTTCGCTGTGACTCTCTTTGCGATATTTTGTAAAAACTGGGACCACATTCTGTGTGCCATAGAAAGGATAATAATACCAAGATGA
- the TMCC3 gene encoding transmembrane and coiled-coil domain protein 3 isoform X3 — protein MNTLSLPLNIRRGGSDTNLNFDVPDGILDFHKVKLNADSLRQKILKVTEQIKIEQTSRDGNVAEYLKLVNSADKQQAGRIKQVFEKKNQKSAHSIAQLQKKLDQYHRKLRELEQNGALRSAKDTAKDQLKDIPPSLKDAQAKSRTAPHSLESSKSGMPGVSLTPPVFVFNKSREFANLIRNKFGSADNIAHLKNSLEEFRPEASARVYGGSATIVNKPKYGSDDECSSGTSGSADSNGNQSFAAGGSGALDSQGKLTAILEELREIKDTQAQLAEDIEALKVQFKREYGFISQTLQEERYRCERLEDQLHDLTDLHQHETANLKQELASIEEKVAYQAYERSRDIQEALESCQTRISKLELHQQEQQALQTDTVNAKVLLGKCINVVLAFMTVILVCVSTIAKFISPMMKSRFHILGTFFAVTLFAIFCKNWDHILCAIERIIIPR, from the exons ATGAATACCCTAAGCCTGCCCCTGAACATCCGCAGAGGCGGGTCGGACACCAACCTCAACTTCGATGTACCAGATGGCATCCTGGACTTCCACAAGGTCAAACTCAATGCGGACAGCCTGAGACAGAAAatcctcaaggtcacagagcagatAAAAATCGAGCAAACGTCCCGTGATGGGAACGTGGCAGAGTATCTGAAGCTGGTCAACAGCGCGGACAAGCAGCAGGCTGGCCGCATCAAGCAGGTGTTCGAGAAGAAGAACCAGAAGTCGGCTCACTCCATCGCCCAGCTGCAGAAGAAGTTAGATCAGTACCACCGGAAGCTCCGGGAGCTCGAGCAGAACGGGGCCCTCCGGAGCGCCAAGGACACTGCCAAGGACCAGCTGAAGGACATCCCACCCTCTCTGAAGGATGCCCAGGCCAAGTCCCGCACTGCCCCCCACAGCCTGGAGAGCAGCAAGTCGGGCATGCCGGGGGTGTCCCTCACCCCGCCCGTGTTTGTCTTCAACAAGTCCAGGGAGTTCGCCAACTTGATCCGGAATAAGTTCGGCAGCGCTGACAACATTGCCCACCTGAAGAACTCCTTGGAGGAGTTCCGGCCCGAGGCCAGCGCCAGGGTCTACGGGGGCAGCGCCACCATCGTGAACAAGCCCAAATACGGCAGCGACGACGAGTGCTCGAGCGGCACGTCCGGCTCCGCCGACAGCAATGGGAACCAGTCGTTTGCGGCTGGGGGCTCGGGCGCACTGGACAGCCAGGGCAAACTCACCGCCATCCTGGAGGAGCTCCGGGAGATCAAGGACACCCAGGCGCAGCTGGCTGAGGACATCGAGGCCCTCAAGGTGCAGTTCAAGAGGGAGTACGGCTTCATCTCTCAGACACTGCAAGAGGAGAGATACAG GTGCGAGCGACTGGAGGACCAGCTCCACGACCTCACGGACCTGCATCAGCACGAGACGGCCAACCTGAAGCAGGAGCTAGCCAGCATCGAGGAGAAGGTGGCCTACCAGGCCTATGAGCGCTCACGGGACATCCAG GAAGCCCTGGAGTCCTGCCAGACTCGCATCTCTAAGCTGGAGCTCCACCAGCAGGAGCAGCAAGCCCTGCAGACGGACACGGTGAATGCCAAAGTCCTGCTGGGCAAGTGCATCAATGTCGTCCTCGCCTTCATGACCGTCATCTTGGTGTGCGTGTCCACCATCGCCAAGTTCATCTCGCCCATGATGAAGAGCCGCTTCCACATCCTCGGCACCTTTTTCGCTGTGACTCTCTTTGCGATATTTTGTAAAAACTGGGACCACATTCTGTGTGCCATAGAAAGGATAATAATACCAAGATGA
- the TMCC3 gene encoding transmembrane and coiled-coil domain protein 3 isoform X2 has protein sequence MRRVERHDMNTLSLPLNIRRGGSDTNLNFDVPDGILDFHKVKLNADSLRQKILKVTEQIKIEQTSRDGNVAEYLKLVNSADKQQAGRIKQVFEKKNQKSAHSIAQLQKKLDQYHRKLRELEQNGALRSAKDTAKDQLKDIPPSLKDAQAKSRTAPHSLESSKSGMPGVSLTPPVFVFNKSREFANLIRNKFGSADNIAHLKNSLEEFRPEASARVYGGSATIVNKPKYGSDDECSSGTSGSADSNGNQSFAAGGSGALDSQGKLTAILEELREIKDTQAQLAEDIEALKVQFKREYGFISQTLQEERYRCERLEDQLHDLTDLHQHETANLKQELASIEEKVAYQAYERSRDIQEALESCQTRISKLELHQQEQQALQTDTVNAKVLLGKCINVVLAFMTVILVCVSTIAKFISPMMKSRFHILGTFFAVTLFAIFCKNWDHILCAIERIIIPR, from the exons GTAGAACGCCATGACATGAATACCCTAAGCCTGCCCCTGAACATCCGCAGAGGCGGGTCGGACACCAACCTCAACTTCGATGTACCAGATGGCATCCTGGACTTCCACAAGGTCAAACTCAATGCGGACAGCCTGAGACAGAAAatcctcaaggtcacagagcagatAAAAATCGAGCAAACGTCCCGTGATGGGAACGTGGCAGAGTATCTGAAGCTGGTCAACAGCGCGGACAAGCAGCAGGCTGGCCGCATCAAGCAGGTGTTCGAGAAGAAGAACCAGAAGTCGGCTCACTCCATCGCCCAGCTGCAGAAGAAGTTAGATCAGTACCACCGGAAGCTCCGGGAGCTCGAGCAGAACGGGGCCCTCCGGAGCGCCAAGGACACTGCCAAGGACCAGCTGAAGGACATCCCACCCTCTCTGAAGGATGCCCAGGCCAAGTCCCGCACTGCCCCCCACAGCCTGGAGAGCAGCAAGTCGGGCATGCCGGGGGTGTCCCTCACCCCGCCCGTGTTTGTCTTCAACAAGTCCAGGGAGTTCGCCAACTTGATCCGGAATAAGTTCGGCAGCGCTGACAACATTGCCCACCTGAAGAACTCCTTGGAGGAGTTCCGGCCCGAGGCCAGCGCCAGGGTCTACGGGGGCAGCGCCACCATCGTGAACAAGCCCAAATACGGCAGCGACGACGAGTGCTCGAGCGGCACGTCCGGCTCCGCCGACAGCAATGGGAACCAGTCGTTTGCGGCTGGGGGCTCGGGCGCACTGGACAGCCAGGGCAAACTCACCGCCATCCTGGAGGAGCTCCGGGAGATCAAGGACACCCAGGCGCAGCTGGCTGAGGACATCGAGGCCCTCAAGGTGCAGTTCAAGAGGGAGTACGGCTTCATCTCTCAGACACTGCAAGAGGAGAGATACAG GTGCGAGCGACTGGAGGACCAGCTCCACGACCTCACGGACCTGCATCAGCACGAGACGGCCAACCTGAAGCAGGAGCTAGCCAGCATCGAGGAGAAGGTGGCCTACCAGGCCTATGAGCGCTCACGGGACATCCAG GAAGCCCTGGAGTCCTGCCAGACTCGCATCTCTAAGCTGGAGCTCCACCAGCAGGAGCAGCAAGCCCTGCAGACGGACACGGTGAATGCCAAAGTCCTGCTGGGCAAGTGCATCAATGTCGTCCTCGCCTTCATGACCGTCATCTTGGTGTGCGTGTCCACCATCGCCAAGTTCATCTCGCCCATGATGAAGAGCCGCTTCCACATCCTCGGCACCTTTTTCGCTGTGACTCTCTTTGCGATATTTTGTAAAAACTGGGACCACATTCTGTGTGCCATAGAAAGGATAATAATACCAAGATGA
- the TMCC3 gene encoding transmembrane and coiled-coil domain protein 3 (The RefSeq protein has 2 substitutions compared to this genomic sequence): MPGSDTALTVDRTYSDPGRHHHCKRRVERHDMNTLSLPLNIRRGGSDTNLNFDVPDGILDFHKVKLNADSLRQKILKVTEQIKIEQTSRDGNVAEYLKLVNSADKQQAGRIKQVFEKKNQKSAHSIAQLQKKLDQYHRKLRELEQNGALRSAKDTAKDQLKDIPPSLKDAQAKSRTAPHSLESSKSGMPGVSLTPPVFVFNKSREFANLIRNKFGSADNIAHLKNSLEEFRPEASARVYGGSATIVNKHKYASDDECSSGTSGSADSNGNQSFAAGGSGALDSQGKLTAILEELREIKDTQAQLAEDIEALKVQFKREYGFISQTLQEERYRCERLEDQLHDLTDLHQHETANLKQELASIEEKVAYQAYERSRDIQEALESCQTRISKLELHQQEQQALQTDTVNAKVLLGKCINVVLAFMTVILVCVSTIAKFISPMMKSRFHILGTFFAVTLFAIFCKNWDHILCAIERIIIPR; encoded by the exons GTAGAACGCCATGACATGAATACCCTAAGCCTGCCCCTGAACATCCGCAGAGGCGGGTCGGACACCAACCTCAACTTCGATGTACCAGATGGCATCCTGGACTTCCACAAGGTCAAACTCAATGCGGACAGCCTGAGACAGAAAatcctcaaggtcacagagcagatAAAAATCGAGCAAACGTCCCGTGATGGGAACGTGGCAGAGTATCTGAAGCTGGTCAACAGCGCGGACAAGCAGCAGGCTGGCCGCATCAAGCAGGTGTTCGAGAAGAAGAACCAGAAGTCGGCTCACTCCATCGCCCAGCTGCAGAAGAAGTTAGATCAGTACCACCGGAAGCTCCGGGAGCTCGAGCAGAACGGGGCCCTCCGGAGCGCCAAGGACACTGCCAAGGACCAGCTGAAGGACATCCCACCCTCTCTGAAGGATGCCCAGGCCAAGTCCCGCACTGCCCCCCACAGCCTGGAGAGCAGCAAGTCGGGCATGCCGGGGGTGTCCCTCACCCCGCCCGTGTTTGTCTTCAACAAGTCCAGGGAGTTCGCCAACTTGATCCGGAATAAGTTCGGCAGCGCTGACAACATTGCCCACCTGAAGAACTCCTTGGAGGAGTTCCGGCCCGAGGCCAGCGCCAGGGTCTACGGGGGCAGCGCCACCATCGTGAACAAGCCCAAATACGGCAGCGACGACGAGTGCTCGAGCGGCACGTCCGGCTCCGCCGACAGCAATGGGAACCAGTCGTTTGCGGCTGGGGGCTCGGGCGCACTGGACAGCCAGGGCAAACTCACCGCCATCCTGGAGGAGCTCCGGGAGATCAAGGACACCCAGGCGCAGCTGGCTGAGGACATCGAGGCCCTCAAGGTGCAGTTCAAGAGGGAGTACGGCTTCATCTCTCAGACACTGCAAGAGGAGAGATACAG GTGCGAGCGACTGGAGGACCAGCTCCACGACCTCACGGACCTGCATCAGCACGAGACGGCCAACCTGAAGCAGGAGCTAGCCAGCATCGAGGAGAAGGTGGCCTACCAGGCCTATGAGCGCTCACGGGACATCCAG GAAGCCCTGGAGTCCTGCCAGACTCGCATCTCTAAGCTGGAGCTCCACCAGCAGGAGCAGCAAGCCCTGCAGACGGACACGGTGAATGCCAAAGTCCTGCTGGGCAAGTGCATCAATGTCGTCCTCGCCTTCATGACCGTCATCTTGGTGTGCGTGTCCACCATCGCCAAGTTCATCTCGCCCATGATGAAGAGCCGCTTCCACATCCTCGGCACCTTTTTCGCTGTGACTCTCTTTGCGATATTTTGTAAAAACTGGGACCACATTCTGTGTGCCATAGAAAGGATAATAATACCAAGATGA